From Molothrus aeneus isolate 106 chromosome 18, BPBGC_Maene_1.0, whole genome shotgun sequence, a single genomic window includes:
- the SLC5A1 gene encoding sodium/glucose cotransporter 1 isoform X2: MESLVRINNAADISVIVLYFLVVLAVGLWAMYSTNRGTVGGFFLAGRSMVWWPIGASLFASNIGSGHFVGIAGTAAAGGIAIGGYEWNALIFVVILGWIFVPIYIKAGVVTMPEYLRKRFGGKRIQVYLSVLSLIIYVFTKISADIFSGAVFIQLAIGLNLYLAIIILLSITALYTITGGLAAVIYTDTLQTFIMVLGSFILMGFAFAEVGGYEAFMQKYMAAIPSNVSYGGTQVDPACYTPRRDAFHIFRDASSGDLPWPGLVFGLSILAMWYWCTDQVIVQRCLSGKNMSHVKAGCIVCGYLKLLPMFIIVMPGMISRILYTDVVACVVPEVCQRYCGTSVGCTNIAYPKLVVELMPNGLRGLMLSVMLASLMSSLTSIFNSASTLFTMDIYTKIRTRPSEKELMLAGRAFMLVLIGISIAWVPVVQSAQSGQLFDYIQSVTSYLGPPIAAVFLLGIFCKRVNEQGAFWGLIIGLLAGLSRMIAEFAYGTGSCVAPSNCPFIICGIHYLYFALILFGVSAIVILAVSFMTKPIPDVHLHRLCWALRHSKEERIDLDADEEQDRADEKDDESEIINEENQEEPGCCRKAYNWFCGLDQQKGPKLSKEEEEALKRKLTDTSEVPLWRNIVNINGIILLTVAVFCHAYFA; this comes from the exons ATGGAATCCCTCGTAAGGATCAACAACGCTGCAGACATCTCCGTTATTGTTCTCTACTTTTTGGTAGTTCTGGCAGTGGGACTATGG gCCATGTACTCCACCAACCGGGGCACAGTGGGTGGCTTCTTCCTGGCTGGGCGGAGCATGGTGTGGTGGCCG attGGTGCTTCTCTGTTTGCCAGCAACATTGGCAGTGGGCACTTTGTGGGAatagcaggaacagcagcagctggaggaattGCCATTGGAGGATATGAGTGGAAT GCTCTGATATTTGTGGTGATTCTAGGATGGATCTTTGTACCCATCTACATCAAGGCTGGG GTGGTGACAATGCCAGAGTACCTGAGGAAGCGTTTTGGTGGGAAACGGATCCAGGTGTACCTGTCAGTGCTGTCCCTCATCATTTATGTTTTCACAAAGATCTCA gcTGACATCTTCTCTGGAGCTGTATTTATCCAGCTGGCCATAGGGCTGAATCTTTATTTGGCCATAATTATCCTGCTTTCTATTACTGCTCTTTACACCATCACAG GTGGCCTTGCAGCTGTGATTTACACAGACACCCTACAAACATTCATCATGGTATTGGGATCCTTCATTCTCATGGGATTTG CATTTGCTGAGGTGGGAGGCTATGAGGCCTTCATGCAGAAGTACATGGCAGCCATTCCCTCCAACGTGTCCTACGGGGGCACCCAGGTGGACCCTGCCTGCTACACCCCCCGCAGGGACGCCTTCCACATCTTCAGGGACGCCAGCAGCGGGGAcctgccctggccagggctggtGTTTGGCCTCAGCATCCTTGCCATGTGGTACTGGTGCACTGACCAG GTTATTGTGCAAAGATGTCTCTCTGGCAAGAACATGTCCCATGTGAAGGCTGGCTGCATCGTGTGTGGGTACCTCAAGCTCTTGCCCATGTTCATCATAGTGATGCCTGGCATGATCAGCAGGATTTTGTACACAG ATGTGGTGGCTTGTGTTGTGCCTGAAGTCTGTCAGCGCTACTGTGGCACCTCAGTGGGCTGTACAAACATTGCTTACCCAAAACTGGTCGTGGAGCTTATGCCAAATG GTCTGCGGGGTCTGATGCTGTCAGTCATGCTGGCCTCCCTCATGAGCTCCCTGACATCCATTTTTAACAGCGCCAGTACTTTGTTCACCATGGACATTTACACCAAAATTCGGACGCGGCCATCGGAGAAGGAGCTGATGCTGGCGGGCAG GGCATTTATGTTAGTCTTAATTGGCATCAGCATTGCCTGGGTTCCTGTGGTGCAGTCAGCCCAGAGTGGGCAGCTCTTTGATTATATTCAGTCTGTAACCAGCTACCTGGGACCTCccattgctgctgttttcctgcttgGTATCTTCTGCAAGCGTGTCAATGAGCAG GGTGCCTTCTGGGGCCTGATCATTGGGCTACTGGCTGGACTCAGCAGGATGATTGCAGAGTTTGCCTATGGAACTGGCAGCTGTGTGGCCCCTTCCAACTGCCCCTTCATCATCTGTGGCATTCACTACCTTTACTTTGCACTGATCCTCTTTGGGGTCTCTGCCATCGTCATCCTGGCAGTGTCCTTCATGACCAAGCCCATTCCTGATGTACAT CTTCACCGCTTGTGCTGGGCCTTGAGGCACAGCAAAGAAGAACGGATTGATCTTGATGCAGatgaggagcaggacagagctgatgAAAAAGATGATGAATCAG AGATCA TTAATGAGGAAAACCAGGAGGAgccaggatgctgcaggaaaGCTTACAACTGGTTCTGTGGCTTGGACCAACAGAAGGGCCCCAAACTgagcaaggaggaggaagaggcccTGAAGAGAAAACTGACAGACACCAGTGAGGTGCCACTGTGGAGAAACATCGTGAACATCAATGGCATCATCCTCCTGACTGTGGCTGTGTTCTGCCATGCCTACTTTGCATAA
- the SLC5A1 gene encoding sodium/glucose cotransporter 1 isoform X1, which produces MESLVRINNAADISVIVLYFLVVLAVGLWAMYSTNRGTVGGFFLAGRSMVWWPIGASLFASNIGSGHFVGIAGTAAAGGIAIGGYEWNALIFVVILGWIFVPIYIKAGVVTMPEYLRKRFGGKRIQVYLSVLSLIIYVFTKISADIFSGAVFIQLAIGLNLYLAIIILLSITALYTITGGLAAVIYTDTLQTFIMVLGSFILMGFAFAEVGGYEAFMQKYMAAIPSNVSYGGTQVDPACYTPRRDAFHIFRDASSGDLPWPGLVFGLSILAMWYWCTDQVIVQRCLSGKNMSHVKAGCIVCGYLKLLPMFIIVMPGMISRILYTDVVACVVPEVCQRYCGTSVGCTNIAYPKLVVELMPNGLRGLMLSVMLASLMSSLTSIFNSASTLFTMDIYTKIRTRPSEKELMLAGRAFMLVLIGISIAWVPVVQSAQSGQLFDYIQSVTSYLGPPIAAVFLLGIFCKRVNEQGAFWGLIIGLLAGLSRMIAEFAYGTGSCVAPSNCPFIICGIHYLYFALILFGVSAIVILAVSFMTKPIPDVHLHRLCWALRHSKEERIDLDADEEQDRADEKDDESVNEENQEEPGCCRKAYNWFCGLDQQKGPKLSKEEEEALKRKLTDTSEVPLWRNIVNINGIILLTVAVFCHAYFA; this is translated from the exons ATGGAATCCCTCGTAAGGATCAACAACGCTGCAGACATCTCCGTTATTGTTCTCTACTTTTTGGTAGTTCTGGCAGTGGGACTATGG gCCATGTACTCCACCAACCGGGGCACAGTGGGTGGCTTCTTCCTGGCTGGGCGGAGCATGGTGTGGTGGCCG attGGTGCTTCTCTGTTTGCCAGCAACATTGGCAGTGGGCACTTTGTGGGAatagcaggaacagcagcagctggaggaattGCCATTGGAGGATATGAGTGGAAT GCTCTGATATTTGTGGTGATTCTAGGATGGATCTTTGTACCCATCTACATCAAGGCTGGG GTGGTGACAATGCCAGAGTACCTGAGGAAGCGTTTTGGTGGGAAACGGATCCAGGTGTACCTGTCAGTGCTGTCCCTCATCATTTATGTTTTCACAAAGATCTCA gcTGACATCTTCTCTGGAGCTGTATTTATCCAGCTGGCCATAGGGCTGAATCTTTATTTGGCCATAATTATCCTGCTTTCTATTACTGCTCTTTACACCATCACAG GTGGCCTTGCAGCTGTGATTTACACAGACACCCTACAAACATTCATCATGGTATTGGGATCCTTCATTCTCATGGGATTTG CATTTGCTGAGGTGGGAGGCTATGAGGCCTTCATGCAGAAGTACATGGCAGCCATTCCCTCCAACGTGTCCTACGGGGGCACCCAGGTGGACCCTGCCTGCTACACCCCCCGCAGGGACGCCTTCCACATCTTCAGGGACGCCAGCAGCGGGGAcctgccctggccagggctggtGTTTGGCCTCAGCATCCTTGCCATGTGGTACTGGTGCACTGACCAG GTTATTGTGCAAAGATGTCTCTCTGGCAAGAACATGTCCCATGTGAAGGCTGGCTGCATCGTGTGTGGGTACCTCAAGCTCTTGCCCATGTTCATCATAGTGATGCCTGGCATGATCAGCAGGATTTTGTACACAG ATGTGGTGGCTTGTGTTGTGCCTGAAGTCTGTCAGCGCTACTGTGGCACCTCAGTGGGCTGTACAAACATTGCTTACCCAAAACTGGTCGTGGAGCTTATGCCAAATG GTCTGCGGGGTCTGATGCTGTCAGTCATGCTGGCCTCCCTCATGAGCTCCCTGACATCCATTTTTAACAGCGCCAGTACTTTGTTCACCATGGACATTTACACCAAAATTCGGACGCGGCCATCGGAGAAGGAGCTGATGCTGGCGGGCAG GGCATTTATGTTAGTCTTAATTGGCATCAGCATTGCCTGGGTTCCTGTGGTGCAGTCAGCCCAGAGTGGGCAGCTCTTTGATTATATTCAGTCTGTAACCAGCTACCTGGGACCTCccattgctgctgttttcctgcttgGTATCTTCTGCAAGCGTGTCAATGAGCAG GGTGCCTTCTGGGGCCTGATCATTGGGCTACTGGCTGGACTCAGCAGGATGATTGCAGAGTTTGCCTATGGAACTGGCAGCTGTGTGGCCCCTTCCAACTGCCCCTTCATCATCTGTGGCATTCACTACCTTTACTTTGCACTGATCCTCTTTGGGGTCTCTGCCATCGTCATCCTGGCAGTGTCCTTCATGACCAAGCCCATTCCTGATGTACAT CTTCACCGCTTGTGCTGGGCCTTGAGGCACAGCAAAGAAGAACGGATTGATCTTGATGCAGatgaggagcaggacagagctgatgAAAAAGATGATGAATCAG TTAATGAGGAAAACCAGGAGGAgccaggatgctgcaggaaaGCTTACAACTGGTTCTGTGGCTTGGACCAACAGAAGGGCCCCAAACTgagcaaggaggaggaagaggcccTGAAGAGAAAACTGACAGACACCAGTGAGGTGCCACTGTGGAGAAACATCGTGAACATCAATGGCATCATCCTCCTGACTGTGGCTGTGTTCTGCCATGCCTACTTTGCATAA
- the SLC5A1 gene encoding sodium/glucose cotransporter 1 isoform X3, translating into MESLVRINNAADISVIVLYFLVVLAVGLWAMYSTNRGTVGGFFLAGRSMVWWPIGASLFASNIGSGHFVGIAGTAAAGGIAIGGYEWNALIFVVILGWIFVPIYIKAGVVTMPEYLRKRFGGKRIQVYLSVLSLIIYVFTKISADIFSGAVFIQLAIGLNLYLAIIILLSITALYTITGGLAAVIYTDTLQTFIMVLGSFILMGFAFAEVGGYEAFMQKYMAAIPSNVSYGGTQVDPACYTPRRDAFHIFRDASSGDLPWPGLVFGLSILAMWYWCTDQVIVQRCLSGKNMSHVKAGCIVCGYLKLLPMFIIVMPGMISRILYTGLRGLMLSVMLASLMSSLTSIFNSASTLFTMDIYTKIRTRPSEKELMLAGRAFMLVLIGISIAWVPVVQSAQSGQLFDYIQSVTSYLGPPIAAVFLLGIFCKRVNEQGAFWGLIIGLLAGLSRMIAEFAYGTGSCVAPSNCPFIICGIHYLYFALILFGVSAIVILAVSFMTKPIPDVHLHRLCWALRHSKEERIDLDADEEQDRADEKDDESVNEENQEEPGCCRKAYNWFCGLDQQKGPKLSKEEEEALKRKLTDTSEVPLWRNIVNINGIILLTVAVFCHAYFA; encoded by the exons ATGGAATCCCTCGTAAGGATCAACAACGCTGCAGACATCTCCGTTATTGTTCTCTACTTTTTGGTAGTTCTGGCAGTGGGACTATGG gCCATGTACTCCACCAACCGGGGCACAGTGGGTGGCTTCTTCCTGGCTGGGCGGAGCATGGTGTGGTGGCCG attGGTGCTTCTCTGTTTGCCAGCAACATTGGCAGTGGGCACTTTGTGGGAatagcaggaacagcagcagctggaggaattGCCATTGGAGGATATGAGTGGAAT GCTCTGATATTTGTGGTGATTCTAGGATGGATCTTTGTACCCATCTACATCAAGGCTGGG GTGGTGACAATGCCAGAGTACCTGAGGAAGCGTTTTGGTGGGAAACGGATCCAGGTGTACCTGTCAGTGCTGTCCCTCATCATTTATGTTTTCACAAAGATCTCA gcTGACATCTTCTCTGGAGCTGTATTTATCCAGCTGGCCATAGGGCTGAATCTTTATTTGGCCATAATTATCCTGCTTTCTATTACTGCTCTTTACACCATCACAG GTGGCCTTGCAGCTGTGATTTACACAGACACCCTACAAACATTCATCATGGTATTGGGATCCTTCATTCTCATGGGATTTG CATTTGCTGAGGTGGGAGGCTATGAGGCCTTCATGCAGAAGTACATGGCAGCCATTCCCTCCAACGTGTCCTACGGGGGCACCCAGGTGGACCCTGCCTGCTACACCCCCCGCAGGGACGCCTTCCACATCTTCAGGGACGCCAGCAGCGGGGAcctgccctggccagggctggtGTTTGGCCTCAGCATCCTTGCCATGTGGTACTGGTGCACTGACCAG GTTATTGTGCAAAGATGTCTCTCTGGCAAGAACATGTCCCATGTGAAGGCTGGCTGCATCGTGTGTGGGTACCTCAAGCTCTTGCCCATGTTCATCATAGTGATGCCTGGCATGATCAGCAGGATTTTGTACACAG GTCTGCGGGGTCTGATGCTGTCAGTCATGCTGGCCTCCCTCATGAGCTCCCTGACATCCATTTTTAACAGCGCCAGTACTTTGTTCACCATGGACATTTACACCAAAATTCGGACGCGGCCATCGGAGAAGGAGCTGATGCTGGCGGGCAG GGCATTTATGTTAGTCTTAATTGGCATCAGCATTGCCTGGGTTCCTGTGGTGCAGTCAGCCCAGAGTGGGCAGCTCTTTGATTATATTCAGTCTGTAACCAGCTACCTGGGACCTCccattgctgctgttttcctgcttgGTATCTTCTGCAAGCGTGTCAATGAGCAG GGTGCCTTCTGGGGCCTGATCATTGGGCTACTGGCTGGACTCAGCAGGATGATTGCAGAGTTTGCCTATGGAACTGGCAGCTGTGTGGCCCCTTCCAACTGCCCCTTCATCATCTGTGGCATTCACTACCTTTACTTTGCACTGATCCTCTTTGGGGTCTCTGCCATCGTCATCCTGGCAGTGTCCTTCATGACCAAGCCCATTCCTGATGTACAT CTTCACCGCTTGTGCTGGGCCTTGAGGCACAGCAAAGAAGAACGGATTGATCTTGATGCAGatgaggagcaggacagagctgatgAAAAAGATGATGAATCAG TTAATGAGGAAAACCAGGAGGAgccaggatgctgcaggaaaGCTTACAACTGGTTCTGTGGCTTGGACCAACAGAAGGGCCCCAAACTgagcaaggaggaggaagaggcccTGAAGAGAAAACTGACAGACACCAGTGAGGTGCCACTGTGGAGAAACATCGTGAACATCAATGGCATCATCCTCCTGACTGTGGCTGTGTTCTGCCATGCCTACTTTGCATAA